One uncultured Carboxylicivirga sp. genomic window, CCATTCTCAGCCTGTTGAAAGTAATAGGCTTTAGGATTATCATCAACATCTGTATGAATTTCATTAACACGAGGCAGTGGATGAAGAATTTTTAATTTGTCTTTTGTATGATTAAGCATTGAATTACGCAATACATATACATTCTTAACTTTCTCATATTCGATTGGATCAGAAAAACGTTCACGCTGAACCCTTGTCATATATAAAATATCGGCTTCTGATATAATATCTGTAAATTCCTTATGTTCGTAGTATTTGATTCCTATTGAGTCTAGAAATAATTTATACTCATCCGGCATTTTTAATGAGTCAGGTGCAATAAAATTAAAAGTGGTATTAAAATGTGACATAGCCATTAATAAAGAATGAACTGTACGTCCGTATTTTAAATCGCCTACCATAAAAATATTCAGGTTATCTAAAGTTCCCTGTGTTTTATAGATAGAATACAAATCCAATAAAGTTTGTGTGGGATGTTGATTGGCTCCATCTCCGGCATTAATGATTGGTACACTTGACTGTTCTGATGCATAACGGGCAGCACCTTCCAATGGATGACGCATTACAATCAAATCACTATAATTACTTACCATTTTAATGGTATCCTTAAGAGTTTCGCCTTTAGTAGTAGATGAAGATGACGAATCGGAAAATCCAATTATTCCGCCTCCTAAACGGGTAATGGCAGTTTCGAAGCTTAAACGGGTTCGGGTTGAGGGTTCAAAAAATAGAGTTGCCACAACTTTACTATCCAAAAGCTTTTGATTAGGATTTGCTTCAAATT contains:
- the pyrB gene encoding aspartate carbamoyltransferase, with protein sequence MKNKSLVSITDFSKDEIMRIVELASEFEANPNQKLLDSKVVATLFFEPSTRTRLSFETAITRLGGGIIGFSDSSSSSTTKGETLKDTIKMVSNYSDLIVMRHPLEGAARYASEQSSVPIINAGDGANQHPTQTLLDLYSIYKTQGTLDNLNIFMVGDLKYGRTVHSLLMAMSHFNTTFNFIAPDSLKMPDEYKLFLDSIGIKYYEHKEFTDIISEADILYMTRVQRERFSDPIEYEKVKNVYVLRNSMLNHTKDKLKILHPLPRVNEIHTDVDDNPKAYYFQQAENGVYARMAIIASILGLVK